A single genomic interval of Cydia splendana chromosome 10, ilCydSple1.2, whole genome shotgun sequence harbors:
- the LOC134794173 gene encoding uncharacterized protein LOC134794173, translating into MAEDAPYIVYVAKSEANDSALEHNIANDAEEYQEEYLDFSQDEDGNDSDDPAELLNVDMLDDLRPSISIKQECGVSSTIQPTTFRWTHQATLHLIESYQSFETSLVSGEMSISQVWDQVAKNLQGQGHPVTEQQCKNKFVNLKQIYEKMKEQEINSGVSVKRWMYMDLMEPIMMEMEKYRSYSNDAWDSPKCKDININTENQEQKKADCKQTAQNVYKWENPDILSLIDLYRKYQGALDSGSISQKVLFRLVEKDMQKQGFNVTATQCMVKFHSLKKTYKSIKEYNQVNRLIPRRWRYYDLIDSIIHGTPDTSNYDPLEVSETLAEIKSEEATPSHIFKWSRRSIEILVNAYREHRPPLHDTKATRQKVWQIVVQKLRKGGYNVSIAKCRSKISGMLKLYRKNKSGAGGRAWNTRGGWYSKLIESLVEKPKILQREAPKSLSETRRPESVLEQLIICEENRERRHLENMEQRQQLIDIMGQLLEKLS; encoded by the exons atGATGCAGAAGAATATCAAGAAGAATATCTTGACTTTT CACAAGACGAAGATGGAAATGATTCTGATGATCCAGCAGAATTACTCA ATGTGGATATGTTGGATGATCTCAGACCCTCGATTTCAATCAAGCAGGAATGTGGTGTGAGCTCAA CTATACAACCAACCACATTCCGGTGGACTCACCAAGCAACCCTCCACCTCATTGAATCTTACCAATCCTTCGAAACCTCCTTAGTAAGCGGTGAGATGAGTATCAGTCAAGTCTGGGACCAGGTTGCCAAAAACCTACAAGGCCAGGGTCATCCAGTCACAGAACAGCAGTGTAAAAATAAGTTTgtaaatctgaaacagatttaTGAAAAGATGAAAGAGCAGGAAATTAACTCAGGTGTCTCGGTGAAGAGATGGATGTACATGGATCTGATGGAGCCGATTATGATGGAGATGGAAAAATATAGGTCATATTCAAAC GATGCATGGGACTCGCCGAAATGCAAGGACATTAACATTAACACTGAAAATCAAGAGCAAAAAAAGGCAGATTGCAAAC AAACCGCACAAAACGTATACAAATGGGAAAACCCAGACATCCTCTCCCTAATAGACCTGTACCGCAAATACCAGGGAGCGCTCGACTCCGGGTCCATATCACAAAAAGTTCTCTTCAGACTCGTTGAGAAAGACATGCAGAAACAAGGTTTCAATGTTACCGCCACACAATGCATGGTCAAGTTTCATTCACTAAAGAAAACTTATAAGAGTATAAAAGAGTATAATCAGGTGAATAGGTTGATACCGAGGAGGTGGAGGTACTACGATCTGATAGACTCTATAATACATGGGACGCCTGACACGTCAAACTATGATCCTTTGGAGGTGTCAGAAACGTTGGCGGAAATTA AATCTGAAGAAGCTACGCCTTCCCATATCTTTAAATGGAGTCGGAGATCCATAGAGATACTAGTCAACGCATATCGGGAACACCGACCGCCTCTACACGACACCAAAGCTACTCGGCAGAAAGTTTGGCAAATCGTCgttcagaaacttcgcaaaggTGGTTACAATGTTTCCATCGCTAAATGTAGGAGTAAAATATCGGGGATGTTGAAACTGTATAGGAAAAATAAGTCTGGAGCGGGTGGTAGGGCGTGGAACACACGCGGTGGATGGTATTCCAAGCTTATAGAGTCTCTAGTAGAGAAACCTAAAATTTTACAAAGAGAAGCTCCTAAAAGTCTGTCTGAGACTCGAAGGCCGGAAAGTGTATTAGAACAGCTGATTATTTGCGAGGAGAACAGGGAAAGGCGACATCTTGAGAATATGGAACAGAGACAACAGTTGATAGATATCATGGGACAATTGTTAGAGAAGCTGAGTTGA
- the LOC134794167 gene encoding major facilitator superfamily domain-containing protein 6 — MDVPPQAQGPARPLVNPDEYGEVDTSRYPEPKEATHKVRGRSDVLEMLCGAGAVDPELLTVKTFYFFFYSAFGSLFPLMGVYFKQMGMNAGQCGLLIGTRPFVEFLSAPFWGGLADRWRKGRTLLLASLAAWIVFTLPLSWVQPGAVACVVPRNATSYDLLPPRYDDTMAPSSAVARSFHGPTTSAAAGSAGSPLPVSDAYNYNPAQNADWVTPLHSSIVYRTADIQKTFFLLLLLVMVGEFFSAPAITLADSAVITLLGEDADRYGHQRMFGSLGWGLAMFFVGIALDHSTAFSSHPCGGPQRYEKNYTICFATFSVLMGAALLTAGQIKFKYEFAPEVIAPVGPTSPTQEDKLQQQLAEQLQLPGLDTSAPRSAPQPPLEQAKVFAQTTREMPEWVTVLKQFQNVRAASFLFVAWFMGFGIGLIFTFLFWHLQDIGGSPTLFGVASVINHISEIFAYFFSFKLITQMGHFKVLCLGLAGNVLRFLYISWLTDPWWVLPFEFVQGVTHAAVWAACCSYIAHHAPPGLRSSAQGVLQGLHHGLGRGCGAVLGGVAVAKWGTTRTFAGYGILCGFALAGFAFLNFREEANVEGDMDEEARAVAEAGVLAPHGVPSNPIPRALSSTRLSDLGHHDSYGATQNYAGEASLGVPGQAAAPAPANPFLQDAAGYR; from the exons ATGGACGTGCCGCCTCAAGCCCAGGGTCCAGCGCGGCCGCTCGTCAACCCCGACGAGTATGGCGAGGTGGACACCTCCAG GTATCCCGAGCCGAAGGAAGCCACGCACAAGGTCCGCGGCCGCAGCGATGTGCTCGAAATGCTCTGCGGCGCCGGTGCCGTCGACCCCGAACTCCTCACCGTCAAGACCTTCTATTTCTTCTTCTACTCCGCGTTCGGCTCGCTCTTCCCCCTCATGGGCGTCTACTTTAAACAGATGGGGATGAACGCTGGCCAATGCGGACTGCTTATAGGCACGAGGCCGTTTGTGGAGTTCCTATCCGCTCCGTTTTGGGGCGGGCTAGCTGATCGCTGGCGTAAAGGAAGAACTCTACTTTTAGCGTCGCTGGCTGCATGGATTGTATTTACGCTGCCGTTAAGCTGGGTGCAGCCCGGAGCGGTGGCTTGTGTGGTGCCTCGGAACGCGACTAGCTACGATCTGTTGCCGCCGCGTTACGATGATACAATGGCGCCGTCTAGTGCGGTTGCGAGATCATTCCACGGGCCGACTACGTCTGCCGCCGCTGGCTCGGCCGGCAGTCCCCTGCCTGTATCAGACGCGTACAATTATAACCCGGCGCAGAATGCTGATTGGGTGACGCCGCTACACTCGTCCATTGTGTACCGCACGGCTGATATTCAGAAGACGTTCTTCTTGTTGCTGTTGCTGGTTATGGTGGGCGAGTTCTTCAGCGCGCCGGCCATTACGCTTGCTGATTCTGCCGTTATTACTCTGCTCGGAGAAGATGCTGACCG GTACGGTCATCAGCGCATGTTTGGCTCCCTAGGCTGGGGGCTGGCCATGTTCTTCGTGGGCATCGCACTGGACCACAGCACGGCCTTCAGCTCGCACCCGTGCGGCGGCCCGCAGCGTTATGAGAAGAACTATACCATCTGCTTCGCTACGTTCTCGGTGCTGATGGGCGCTGCTCTTCTTACGGCTGGACAG ATCAAATTCAAGTATGAGTTCGCGCCCGAAGTGATAGCACCCGTAGGTCCGACCTCACCTACGCAAGAGGATAAACTCCAACAGCAGTTAGCTGAGCAGCTCCAACTGCCAGGCTTGGACACCAGCGCACCTCGCTCCGCGCCACAGCCACCGCTGGAACAGGCCAAG GTGTTCGCCCAAACCACGCGCGAAATGCCCGAGTGGGTGACGGTGCTGAAGCAGTTCCAAAACGTCCGCGCGGCGTCGTTCCTTTTCGTGGCCTGGTTCATGGGCTTCGGCATTGGCCTCATCTTCACCTTCCTCTTCTGGCATCTGCAG GATATTGGAGGATCGCCGACACTGTTCGGCGTGGCGTCCGTCATCAACCACATCTCGGAGATCTTCGCTTATTTCTTCAGCTTCAAGCTGATTACACAAATGGGGCATTTCAAG GTGCTGTGCCTGGGCCTAGCCGGCAACGTCCTGCGCTTTCTCTACATCTCGTGGCTGACCGACCCGTGGTGGGTGCTGCCCTTCGAGTTCGTGCAGGGCGTGACCCACGCCGCTGTATGGGCTGCTTGCTGCTCCTACATCGCTCACCACGCACCGCCTGGCCTACGCTCGTCTGCCCAGGGTGTTCTTCAG GGGCTCCACCACGGTCTCGGGCGCGGCTGCGGCGCCGTGCTGGGCGGCGTGGCGGTCGCCAAGTGGGGCACCACCCGGACCTTCGCCGGCTACGGTATTCTGTGCGGATTCGCCCTCGCTGGATTCGCTTTCCTTAACTTCCGGGAAGAG GCCAATGTAGAAGGGGATATGGATGAAGAAGCCCGCGCTGTGGCCGAAGCGGGCGTGCTGGCCCCTCACGGAGTCCCCTCAAACCCCATACCTCGCGCGCTTTCCTCTACTCGTTTGTCCGACCTCGGCCATCATGATTCATACGGAGCCACACAA AACTACGCCGGCGAGGCGAGCCTCGGCGTGCCGGGGCAGGCCgcggcgcccgcgcccgccaACCCCTTCCTGCAGGACGCGGCCGGCTACAGGTAA